One part of the Arabidopsis thaliana chromosome 1 sequence genome encodes these proteins:
- a CDS encoding Rhamnogalacturonate lyase family protein, whose protein sequence is MSSHGVHLHVHDRYVVMDNGILQVTLSKPGGIITGIEYNGIDNVLEVRNKETNRGYWDLHWNEPGGKGIFDVISGVTFRVIVETEEQVEISFLRTWDPSLEGKYIPLNIDKRFIMLRGSSGVYSYGIYEHLKDWPGFELGETRIAFKLRKDKFHYMAVADDRKRIMPFPDDLCKGRCQTLDYQEASLLTAPCDPRLQGEVDDKYQYSCENKDLRVHGWISFDPPVGFWQITPSNEFRSGGPLKQNLTSHVGPTTLAVFHSTHYAGKTMMPRFEHGEPWKKVYGPVFIYLNSTANGDDPLCLWDDAKIKMMAEVERWPYSFVASDDYPKSEERGTARGRLLIRDRFINNDLISARGAYVGLAPPGDSGSWQIECKGYQFWAIADEAGYFSIGNVRPGEYNLYAWVPSFIGDYHNGTIVRVTSGCMIEMGDIVYEPPRDGPTLWEIGIPDRKASEFFIPDPDPTLVNRVLVHHQDRFRQYGLWKKYTDMYPNDDLVYTVGVSDYRRDWFFAHVPRKKGDVHEGTTWQIIFNLENIDQKANYKLRVAIASATLAELQIRINDAEAIRPLFTTGLIGRDNSIARHGIHGVYMLYAVNIPGNRLVQGDNTIFLKQPRCNGPFQGIMYDYIRLEGPPS, encoded by the exons ATGTCCTCTCATGGTGTCCACCTGCATGTCCATGATCGATAT GTTGTGATGGACAATGGGATCCTCCAAGTTACACTGTCAAAGCCAGGTGGAATTATCACTGGGATAGAGTATAACGGTATTGACAATGTGCTCGAAGTTCGTAACAAGGAGACTAACAGAGG GTACTGGGACCTGCACTGGAATGAACCTGGAGGCAAGGGAATATTTGATGT CATCAGTGGAGTGACTTTCAGGGTCATAGTCGAGACCGAAGAACAGGTTGAGATCTCATTTCTAAGAACATGGGATCCATCCCTTGAGGGCAAGTACATTCCCTTGAATATCGATAAAAG GTTTATAATGCTCCGTGGCTCTTCTGGAGTGTACTCATACGGCATTTATGAACATCTTAAGGATTGGCCTGGCTTTGAACTTGGAGAAACTAGAATTGCCTTCAAGCTCAGAAAAGACAA ATTCCATTACATGGCTGTGGCAGATGACAGAAAAAGGATAATGCCTTTTCCAGATGATCTATGCAAAGGAAGATGCCAAACTCTAGATTACCAGGAAGCTTCTCTGCTCACTGCTCCTTGTGATCCACGCCTACAAGGCGAA GTAGATGATAAATACCAATATTCGTGTGAGAATAAGGATCTGAGAGTACATGGATGGATATCCTTCGATCCACCAGTAGGATTTTGGCAAATTACGCCCAGTAATGAGTTCCGCTCAGGCGGACCACTCAAACAAAACCTGACTTCACATGTTGGCCCAACCACTCTTGCA GTGTTTCACAGTACTCATTATGCTGGAAAAACCATGATGCCTCGTTTTGAACACGGTGAGCCTTGGAAGAAAGTCTATGGCCCTGTTTTCATTTACCTAAATTCCACAGCCAATGGAGATGATCCACTTTGCTTATGGGACGATGCTAAGATAAAG ATGATGGCTGAGGTTGAAAGGTGGCCTTATAGCTTTGTGGCATCTGACGACTATCCAAAGTCTGAAGAACGTGGCACAGCCCGTGGTAGATTACTTATCCGTGACAg GTTCATAAACAATGATTTGATTTCAGCAAGAGGTGCTTATGTTGGTTTGGCTCCGCCTGGTGATTCTGGTTCTTGGCAAATTGAATGCAAG GGATACCAATTTTGGGCTATTGCGGATGAGGCTGGCTATTTCTCGATAGGGAACGTGCGTCCTGGCGAGTATAATCTCTATGCTTGGGTCCCCAGTTTCATTGGAGATTATCACAACGGCACAATTGTTAGAGTGACTTCAG GTTGCATGATTGAGATGGGTGATATCGTTTATGAACCTCCAAGAGATGGACCTACATTATGGGAAATCGGTATCCCTGACCGAAAAGCTTCTGAGTTCTTTATCCCAGATCCTGATCCCACTCTTGTAAACAGGGTGTTAGTCCATCACCAAGACAG GTTCAGGCAATATGGGTTATGGAAGAAATACACAGATATGTATCCAAATGATGACCTTGTTTACACTGTCGGTGTGAGTGATTACCGCAGAGACTGGTTCTTTGCTCATGTTCCCAGGAAGAAAGGAGATGTGCATGAAGGAACAACTTGGCAGATTATATTTAATCTTGAAAACATCGATCAAAAGGCCAATTACAAACTGCGAGTCGCCATAGCATCTGCAACCTTAGCCGAGTTGCAG ATTCGAATCAATGATGCGGAAGCAATCCGCCCTCTCTTCACAACCGGACTCATTGGGAGAGACAACTCAATAGCGAGGCACGGGATCCACGGGGTTTACATGCTGTATGCGGTGAACATACCGGGTAACCGGCTTGTGCAAGGTGATAATACTATATTCCTGAAACAGCCAAGATGCAATGGTCCCTTTCAAGGGATAATGTATGACTACATTCGTCTTGAAGGCCCTCCTTCTTAG
- a CDS encoding Rhamnogalacturonate lyase family protein (Rhamnogalacturonate lyase family protein; FUNCTIONS IN: lyase activity; INVOLVED IN: carbohydrate metabolic process; LOCATED IN: cellular_component unknown; EXPRESSED IN: 23 plant structures; EXPRESSED DURING: 13 growth stages; CONTAINS InterPro DOMAIN/s: Glycoside hydrolase-type carbohydrate-binding (InterPro:IPR011013), Rhamnogalacturonate lyase (InterPro:IPR010325), Carbohydrate-binding-like fold (InterPro:IPR013784), Galactose-binding domain-like (InterPro:IPR008979); BEST Arabidopsis thaliana protein match is: Rhamnogalacturonate lyase family protein (TAIR:AT1G09890.1); Has 300 Blast hits to 279 proteins in 59 species: Archae - 0; Bacteria - 45; Metazoa - 0; Fungi - 84; Plants - 171; Viruses - 0; Other Eukaryotes - 0 (source: NCBI BLink).), which produces MKKLADRLLHRFTNHETALNAGHHCSEGTDQGTSGLSHRKDHRMSSHGVHLHVHDRYVVMDNGILQVTLSKPGGIITGIEYNGIDNVLEVRNKETNRGYWDLHWNEPGGKGIFDVISGVTFRVIVETEEQVEISFLRTWDPSLEGKYIPLNIDKRFIMLRGSSGVYSYGIYEHLKDWPGFELGETRIAFKLRKDKFHYMAVADDRKRIMPFPDDLCKGRCQTLDYQEASLLTAPCDPRLQGEVDDKYQYSCENKDLRVHGWISFDPPVGFWQITPSNEFRSGGPLKQNLTSHVGPTTLAVFHSTHYAGKTMMPRFEHGEPWKKVYGPVFIYLNSTANGDDPLCLWDDAKIKMMAEVERWPYSFVASDDYPKSEERGTARGRLLIRDRFINNDLISARGAYVGLAPPGDSGSWQIECKGYQFWAIADEAGYFSIGNVRPGEYNLYAWVPSFIGDYHNGTIVRVTSGCMIEMGDIVYEPPRDGPTLWEIGIPDRKASEFFIPDPDPTLVNRVLVHHQDRFRQYGLWKKYTDMYPNDDLVYTVGVSDYRRDWFFAHVPRKKGDVHEGTTWQIIFNLENIDQKANYKLRVAIASATLAELQIRINDAEAIRPLFTTGLIGRDNSIARHGIHGVYMLYAVNIPGNRLVQGDNTIFLKQPRCNGPFQGIMYDYIRLEGPPS; this is translated from the exons ATGAAGAAACTGGCTGATCGGCTCCTTCATCGTTTTACTAATCATGAAACCGCTTTAAACGCCGGCCACCACT GCTCAGAGGGGACAGATCAAGGTACAAGTGGTCTTAGTCATAGGAAGGATCACAGGATGTCCTCTCATGGTGTCCACCTGCATGTCCATGATCGATAT GTTGTGATGGACAATGGGATCCTCCAAGTTACACTGTCAAAGCCAGGTGGAATTATCACTGGGATAGAGTATAACGGTATTGACAATGTGCTCGAAGTTCGTAACAAGGAGACTAACAGAGG GTACTGGGACCTGCACTGGAATGAACCTGGAGGCAAGGGAATATTTGATGT CATCAGTGGAGTGACTTTCAGGGTCATAGTCGAGACCGAAGAACAGGTTGAGATCTCATTTCTAAGAACATGGGATCCATCCCTTGAGGGCAAGTACATTCCCTTGAATATCGATAAAAG GTTTATAATGCTCCGTGGCTCTTCTGGAGTGTACTCATACGGCATTTATGAACATCTTAAGGATTGGCCTGGCTTTGAACTTGGAGAAACTAGAATTGCCTTCAAGCTCAGAAAAGACAA ATTCCATTACATGGCTGTGGCAGATGACAGAAAAAGGATAATGCCTTTTCCAGATGATCTATGCAAAGGAAGATGCCAAACTCTAGATTACCAGGAAGCTTCTCTGCTCACTGCTCCTTGTGATCCACGCCTACAAGGCGAA GTAGATGATAAATACCAATATTCGTGTGAGAATAAGGATCTGAGAGTACATGGATGGATATCCTTCGATCCACCAGTAGGATTTTGGCAAATTACGCCCAGTAATGAGTTCCGCTCAGGCGGACCACTCAAACAAAACCTGACTTCACATGTTGGCCCAACCACTCTTGCA GTGTTTCACAGTACTCATTATGCTGGAAAAACCATGATGCCTCGTTTTGAACACGGTGAGCCTTGGAAGAAAGTCTATGGCCCTGTTTTCATTTACCTAAATTCCACAGCCAATGGAGATGATCCACTTTGCTTATGGGACGATGCTAAGATAAAG ATGATGGCTGAGGTTGAAAGGTGGCCTTATAGCTTTGTGGCATCTGACGACTATCCAAAGTCTGAAGAACGTGGCACAGCCCGTGGTAGATTACTTATCCGTGACAg GTTCATAAACAATGATTTGATTTCAGCAAGAGGTGCTTATGTTGGTTTGGCTCCGCCTGGTGATTCTGGTTCTTGGCAAATTGAATGCAAG GGATACCAATTTTGGGCTATTGCGGATGAGGCTGGCTATTTCTCGATAGGGAACGTGCGTCCTGGCGAGTATAATCTCTATGCTTGGGTCCCCAGTTTCATTGGAGATTATCACAACGGCACAATTGTTAGAGTGACTTCAG GTTGCATGATTGAGATGGGTGATATCGTTTATGAACCTCCAAGAGATGGACCTACATTATGGGAAATCGGTATCCCTGACCGAAAAGCTTCTGAGTTCTTTATCCCAGATCCTGATCCCACTCTTGTAAACAGGGTGTTAGTCCATCACCAAGACAG GTTCAGGCAATATGGGTTATGGAAGAAATACACAGATATGTATCCAAATGATGACCTTGTTTACACTGTCGGTGTGAGTGATTACCGCAGAGACTGGTTCTTTGCTCATGTTCCCAGGAAGAAAGGAGATGTGCATGAAGGAACAACTTGGCAGATTATATTTAATCTTGAAAACATCGATCAAAAGGCCAATTACAAACTGCGAGTCGCCATAGCATCTGCAACCTTAGCCGAGTTGCAG ATTCGAATCAATGATGCGGAAGCAATCCGCCCTCTCTTCACAACCGGACTCATTGGGAGAGACAACTCAATAGCGAGGCACGGGATCCACGGGGTTTACATGCTGTATGCGGTGAACATACCGGGTAACCGGCTTGTGCAAGGTGATAATACTATATTCCTGAAACAGCCAAGATGCAATGGTCCCTTTCAAGGGATAATGTATGACTACATTCGTCTTGAAGGCCCTCCTTCTTAG
- a CDS encoding TRAF-type zinc finger-like protein (TRAF-type zinc finger-related; BEST Arabidopsis thaliana protein match is: Ubiquitin fusion degradation UFD1 family protein (TAIR:AT4G15420.1); Has 897 Blast hits to 860 proteins in 162 species: Archae - 0; Bacteria - 0; Metazoa - 570; Fungi - 106; Plants - 68; Viruses - 0; Other Eukaryotes - 153 (source: NCBI BLink).) has product METATGEITIVCNHCDRDIPSLNIDLHRVHCARNLEKCKICGDMVPKKHAEEHYLNTHAPIACSMCKETIEREIFDSHKGEICPKRIVTCEFCEFPLPAVDLAEHQEVCGNRTELCYQCNSYVRLRERYNHETKCPGTVESSRRIPRAAEGDGNGRRRRDGNGVSNKRLFFTIAITGIAVIIGSLFFQRKPE; this is encoded by the exons ATGGAGACTGCGACTGGAGAAATCACCATCGTCTGCAACCACTG TGACAGAGACATTCCATCACTGAATATCGATCTGCATCGTGTACATTGTGCTCGgaatttagaaaaatgtaaGATTTGTGGTGATATGGTACCCAAAAAGCATGCTGAGGAACACTACTTGAACACACATGCTCCG ATAGCATGCTCGATGTGCAAAGAGACCATAGAACGTGAGATTTTCGATAGTCATAAAGGAGAAATTTGCCCCAAGAGGATTGTAACATGCGAGTTCTGTGAGTTTCCATTGCCTGCGGTTGATCTTGCCGAGCATCAG GAAGTATGTGGCAACAGGACAGAACTCTGTTATCAATGCAACAGCTATGTTAGATTGAGAGAAAGATATAACCATGAAACCAAATGCCCTGGCACTGTTGAATCATCCAG AAGGATCCCGAGAGCAGCAGAAGGAGATGGAAACgggagaagacgaagagatgGGAACGGTGTTTCGAACAAAAGGCTTTTCTTCACGATAGCAATAACGGGAATAGCTGTGATAATAGGATCCTTGTTCTTCCAGAGGAAGCCTGAGTAG
- the OPT2 gene encoding oligopeptide transporter 2 (oligopeptide transporter 2 (OPT2); FUNCTIONS IN: oligopeptide transporter activity; INVOLVED IN: oligopeptide transport, transmembrane transport; LOCATED IN: plasma membrane, membrane; EXPRESSED IN: sperm cell, flower, pollen tube; EXPRESSED DURING: 4 anthesis; CONTAINS InterPro DOMAIN/s: Tetrapeptide transporter, OPT1/isp4 (InterPro:IPR004648), Oligopeptide transporter OPT superfamily (InterPro:IPR004813); BEST Arabidopsis thaliana protein match is: oligopeptide transporter 4 (TAIR:AT5G64410.1); Has 1309 Blast hits to 1283 proteins in 148 species: Archae - 0; Bacteria - 69; Metazoa - 0; Fungi - 834; Plants - 392; Viruses - 0; Other Eukaryotes - 14 (source: NCBI BLink).) gives MAAIELHKPEINADDDDDESPVEQVRLTVSNHDDPSLPVWTFRMWFLGLLSCILLSFLNTFFGYRTQPLMITMISVQVVTLPLGKLMARVLPETKYKIGSWEFSFNPGPFNVKEHVLISMFANAGAGFGSGTAYAVGIVDIIMAFYKRKISFLASWILVITTQILGYGWAGIMRKLVVDPAQMWWPTSVLQVSLFRALHEKDNARMSRGKFFVIAFVCSFAWYIFPAYLFLTLSSISWVCWAFPKSITAQQLGSGMSGLGIGAFALDWSVIASYLGSPLVTPFFAIVNVLVGYVLVMYMVIPISYWGMNVYEANKFPIFSSDLFDKQGQLYNISTIVNNKFELDMENYQQQGRVYLSTFFAISYGIGFAAIVSTLTHVALFNGKGIWQQVRASTKAKMDIHTRLMKKYKDIPGWWFYSLLAISLVLSLVLCIFMKDEIQMPWWGLLLASFMALTFTVPVSIITATTNQTPGLNIITEYLMGVLLPGRPIANVCFKTYGYISMSQAISFLNDFKLGHYMKIPPRSMFLVQFIGTVIAGTVNISVAWYLLTSVENICQKELLPPNSPWTCPSDRVFFDASVIWGLVGPKRIFGRLGNYPALNWFFLGGLIGPVLVWLLQKAFPTKTWISQINLPVLLGATAAMPPATSVNFNCWIIVGVIFNYFVFKYCKKWWQRYNYVLSAALDAGLAFMGVLLYFSLTMNGISINHWWGAKGENCPLASCPTAPGVLVDGCPVF, from the exons ATGGCTGCGATTGAATTACACAAGCCGGAGATCAACGCCGATGACGACGATGACGAATCCCCGGTGGAGCAGGTTCGTCTCACTGTATCGAACCACGACGATCCTTCTCTACCAGTGTGGACGTTTCGGATGTGGTTTTTAGGGCTTCTCTCTTGTATTCTCCTCTCGTTTCTCAACACTTTCTTCGGATACAGAACTCAGCCTCTGATGATCACTATGATCTCTGTTCAAGTTGTTACGTTGCCTTTAGGGAAGCTTATGGCTAGGGTTTTGCCTGAGACCAAGTATAAGATTGGTTCGTGggagttttcttttaatccGGGTCCCTTTAACGTCAAGGAACATGTGTTGATCTCTATGTTTGCTAATGCTGGTGCTGGATTTGGATCTGGTACTGCTTACGCTGTTGGTATTGTTGATATCATCATGGCTTTTTATAAAAGGAAGATTAGTTTCTTGGCTAGTTGGATTCTTGTCATCACTACTCAG ATTCTTGGGTATGGTTGGGCTGGTATCATGAGAAAGTTAGTTGTTGATCCTGCACAGATGTGGTGGCCTACGAGTGTTCTTCAAGTCTCTCTGTTTCG TGCTCTTCATGAGAAGGACAATGCAAGAATGTCACGAGGAAAGTTCTTTGTGATTGCGTTTGTTTGTAGCTTCGCGTGGTACATATTCCCAGCTTATTTGTTCTTGACCTTATCATCAATATCTTGGGTTTGTTGGGCATTCCCGAAGTCTATCACAGCTCAGCAGTTAGGATCTGGAATGTCAGGACTTGGGATTGGTGCATTTGCTCTTGATTGGTCTGTTATAGCTTCTTACCTTGGAAGCCCTCTTGTGACTCCTTTCTTTGCAATTGTCAATGTCCTTGTTGGTTACGTTTTGGTCATGTATATGGTTATACCAATATCATATTGGGGCATGAATGTGTATGAAGCAAACAAGTTTCCAATTTTCTCCTCTGATCTGTTTGATAAGCAAGGGCAACTTTACAATATCTCCACCATTGTCAACAACAAGTTTGAATTGGACATGGAGAATTATCAACAACAAGGTCGGGTTTATCTCAGTACGTTCTTTGCTATCAGTTACGGGATTGGTTTCGCAGCAATCGTTTCCACACTGACTCATGTTGCTCTCTTCAATGGAAA GGGAATTTGGCAACAAGTACGAGCTTCAACTAAAGCTAAAATGGACATACACACaaggttgatgaagaagtaCAAAGACATACCAGGTTGGTGGTTTTACAGTCTGCTTGCGATCTCATTGGTGCTATCTCTTGTCCTCTGCATTTTCATGAAAGACGAGATCCAAATGCCTTGGTGGGGACTCCTTCTAGCATCATTCATGGCCCTTACATTCACTGTACCAGTCAGCATTATCACAGCTACTACTAATCAG ACTCCAGGTCTGAACATTATCACAGAATATCTCATGGGTGTGTTGTTACCGGGGAGACCAATAGCTAACGTCTGCTTCAAAACTTATGGGTACATAAGCATGTCACAAGCTATATCATTCCTTAACGACTTCAAGCTAGGCCATTACATGAAGATACCACCAAGATCGATGTTCTTAGTCCAGTTCATAGGAACGGTGATAGCAGGAACAGTGAATATATCAGTGGCATGGTACTTGCTGACATCAGTAGAAAACATCTGCCAGAAGGAGTTGCTTCCTCCAAACAGTCCATGGACATGTCCAAGTGACAGAGTTTTCTTCGACGCATCAGTGATTTGGGGATTAGTAGGACCCAAGAGAATCTTTGGTCGGCTAGGAAACTACCCTGCACTAAACTGGTTCTTCTTAGGTGGACTAATAGGACCGGTCCTCGTGTGGCTTCTCCAAAAAGCCTTCCCAACGAAAACATGGATCTCGCAGATCAATCTCCCAGTTCTTTTAGGAGCAACAGCAGCAATGCCGCCAGCGACAAGCGTGAACTTCAACTGCTGGATCATAGTAGGAGTGATATTCAATTACTTTGTGTTCAAGTACTGCAAAAAGTGGTGGCAGAGGTATAACTACGTGCTATCGGCAGCTTTGGATGCGGGATTGGCGTTCATGGGAGTGTTGTTATACTTTAGTTTGACGATGAATGGAATATCGATAAATCATTGGTGGGGTGCTAAGGGTGAGAATTGTCCTCTTGCTTCTTGTCCTACTGCTCCTGGTGTTCTAGTTGATGGTTGTCCTGttttttaa
- a CDS encoding Phosphoglycerate mutase family protein (Phosphoglycerate mutase family protein; FUNCTIONS IN: molecular_function unknown; INVOLVED IN: biological_process unknown; LOCATED IN: cellular_component unknown; CONTAINS InterPro DOMAIN/s: Histidine phosphatase superfamily, clade-1 (InterPro:IPR013078); BEST Arabidopsis thaliana protein match is: Phosphoglycerate mutase family protein (TAIR:AT2G17280.2); Has 475 Blast hits to 475 proteins in 96 species: Archae - 0; Bacteria - 11; Metazoa - 0; Fungi - 207; Plants - 157; Viruses - 0; Other Eukaryotes - 100 (source: NCBI BLink).) — MENASNLDLMEHFHVRHAQGVHNIALEEKGEKPESEKLFDAHLSPKGLQQVSERRNQILESGLLNTVELVITSPLCRAMETSIGIFRGQGYVNISEDFAKANNFPPIVALEICRERMGLYPCDRRASISTRRTFFPEIDFTMIESDEDALWQDKEREKLEDVATRGLHFVKWLWERPEKEIAIVSHGIFLQQTLCALHGKVGIPLEDSLLTRFANCELRSIRIEKSDMEADTLMTCNCRNYVTPPSTSFHSHA, encoded by the exons ATGGAAAATGCTAGCAATCTCGATCTCATGGAACATTTTCAC GTGAGGCATGCACAAGGAGTCCACAATATAGCATTAGAAGAGAAGGGAGAGAAACCTGAATCAGAAAAGCTTTTTGACGCCCACCTTTCTCCAAAGGGTTTGCAACAG GTTTCGGAAAGGCGCAACCAAATCCTTGAATCAGGATTACTTAACACTGTCGAGTTAGTGATAACCTCTCCGCTGTGCAG AGCAATGGAAACTTCAATAGGAATATTTAGGGGACAAGGATATGTAAATATATCCGAAGACTTTGCAAAAGCTAACAACTTCCCTCCAATTGTAGCACTTGAGATCTGTAGAGAACGCATG GGACTCTATCCATGTGATCGTAGAGCAAGTATAAGTACTCGCCGCACTTTTTTTCCTGAGATCGACTTTACAATG ATAGAGAGTGATGAAGACGCTCTATGGCAAGACAAGGAAAGGGAAAAATTAGAAGATGTTGCTACTAGAGGTCTTCACTTTGTTAAATG gtTATGGGAGAGACCAGAAAAAGAGATAGCAATTGTAAGCCACGGGATTTTCTTGCAACAAACACTTTGTGCGCTGCATGGAAAAGTTGGCATACCTCTTGAAGATAGTCTCCTTACAAG GTTTGCCAATTGTGAACTCCGGTCGATTCGGATAGAGAAGAG TGACATGGAAGCGGATACATTAATGACTTGTAACTGTAGAAATTACGTTACTCCACCTTCAACTTCCTTCCATTCACACGCTTGA
- a CDS encoding Phosphoglycerate mutase family protein, whose amino-acid sequence MDLCGTQMLRLSSPHFKTLHLVRHAQGVHNIALEEKGEKPESEKLFDAHLSPKGLQQVSERRNQILESGLLNTVELVITSPLCRAMETSIGIFRGQGYVNISEDFAKANNFPPIVALEICRERMIESDEDALWQDKEREKLEDVATRGLHFVKWLWERPEKEIAIVSHGIFLQQTLCALHGKVGIPLEDSLLTRFANCELRSIRIEKSDMEADTLMTCNCRNYVTPPSTSFHSHA is encoded by the exons ATGGATTTATGTGGAACTCAGATGCTGCGCCTCTCATCGCCTCATTTCAAAACCCTTCATTTG GTGAGGCATGCACAAGGAGTCCACAATATAGCATTAGAAGAGAAGGGAGAGAAACCTGAATCAGAAAAGCTTTTTGACGCCCACCTTTCTCCAAAGGGTTTGCAACAG GTTTCGGAAAGGCGCAACCAAATCCTTGAATCAGGATTACTTAACACTGTCGAGTTAGTGATAACCTCTCCGCTGTGCAG AGCAATGGAAACTTCAATAGGAATATTTAGGGGACAAGGATATGTAAATATATCCGAAGACTTTGCAAAAGCTAACAACTTCCCTCCAATTGTAGCACTTGAGATCTGTAGAGAACGCATG ATAGAGAGTGATGAAGACGCTCTATGGCAAGACAAGGAAAGGGAAAAATTAGAAGATGTTGCTACTAGAGGTCTTCACTTTGTTAAATG gtTATGGGAGAGACCAGAAAAAGAGATAGCAATTGTAAGCCACGGGATTTTCTTGCAACAAACACTTTGTGCGCTGCATGGAAAAGTTGGCATACCTCTTGAAGATAGTCTCCTTACAAG GTTTGCCAATTGTGAACTCCGGTCGATTCGGATAGAGAAGAG TGACATGGAAGCGGATACATTAATGACTTGTAACTGTAGAAATTACGTTACTCCACCTTCAACTTCCTTCCATTCACACGCTTGA